The Lichenihabitans psoromatis genome contains a region encoding:
- a CDS encoding class II 3-deoxy-7-phosphoheptulonate synthase, protein MGWSPTSWRSKPIEQVPVYPDLNALAQVETQLGKFPPLVFAGEARKLTRALGDVANRKAFLLQGGDCAEAFEEHAADNIRDFFRVFLQMAVVMTFAAASPVVKVGRIAGQFAKPRSTPNEIIDGVELPSYRGDIVNGIAFDEASRIPDPQRQLDAYRQSAATLNLLRAFATGGYANLENAHRWMLGFVKDSPQASRYEELAGRITETLGFMKAIGLDAERHPELRQTDFYTSHEALLLGYEQALTRIDSTSGDYYATSGHMIWIGDRTRQLGNAHVEYCRGVKNPIGLKCGPSLQPDDLLRLIDVLNPADEAGRLTLICRFGADKVGDHLPKLVRAVEAAGRTVVWSCDPMHGNTIKTASGYKTRPFERVMEEIKHFFDVHQAEGSYAGGVHLEMTGKNVTECTGGARAISEAELHDRYHTYCDPRLNADQSIEVAFKVADLLKAERGNAQDTSRADAAE, encoded by the coding sequence ATGGGCTGGTCGCCGACGAGCTGGCGCTCGAAGCCGATCGAGCAAGTGCCGGTCTATCCGGACCTCAACGCGTTAGCCCAGGTCGAGACGCAGCTTGGCAAATTCCCCCCGTTGGTTTTCGCGGGCGAAGCCAGGAAGCTCACGCGCGCCTTGGGCGATGTGGCGAACCGCAAGGCATTCCTGCTCCAGGGCGGCGACTGCGCCGAGGCTTTCGAGGAGCATGCGGCCGACAACATCCGCGATTTCTTCCGCGTCTTCTTGCAGATGGCCGTCGTCATGACGTTCGCGGCCGCCTCGCCAGTGGTCAAAGTCGGACGGATCGCGGGCCAGTTCGCCAAGCCGCGCTCGACCCCCAACGAGATCATCGATGGCGTGGAACTGCCGAGCTATCGCGGCGACATCGTCAACGGCATTGCCTTTGACGAAGCCTCCCGCATCCCGGACCCGCAACGTCAACTCGACGCCTATCGGCAGTCGGCCGCCACCCTCAACCTGCTGCGTGCCTTCGCGACCGGCGGCTATGCCAATCTCGAAAACGCCCATCGCTGGATGCTCGGCTTCGTCAAAGATAGCCCCCAGGCCAGCCGCTACGAGGAACTCGCCGGCCGCATCACCGAGACACTCGGCTTTATGAAGGCGATCGGTCTCGATGCGGAACGGCACCCCGAACTTCGCCAAACCGATTTCTACACCTCGCACGAGGCCTTGCTGCTGGGCTATGAACAAGCCCTCACGCGGATCGATTCCACCAGCGGCGACTATTACGCCACTTCGGGACATATGATCTGGATCGGCGATCGGACGCGCCAACTCGGCAACGCGCATGTCGAATATTGCCGCGGCGTCAAAAACCCGATCGGCTTGAAATGCGGTCCGTCGCTGCAGCCCGACGATCTGCTCCGCCTGATCGACGTGCTCAATCCGGCCGACGAAGCTGGCCGCCTGACGCTGATCTGTCGGTTTGGGGCCGACAAGGTGGGCGATCACTTGCCGAAACTGGTTCGCGCGGTGGAAGCGGCGGGGCGCACCGTCGTCTGGTCCTGCGATCCGATGCACGGAAACACGATCAAGACCGCGTCCGGCTACAAGACCCGTCCGTTCGAGCGAGTCATGGAGGAGATCAAGCATTTCTTCGACGTGCATCAGGCCGAGGGAAGCTATGCGGGCGGCGTCCATCTCGAAATGACCGGCAAGAATGTCACCGAATGCACGGGCGGCGCGCGCGCGATCTCGGAAGCGGAACTGCACGATCGCTACCACACCTATTGCGACCCGCGCCTCAACGCCGATCAATCGATCGAAGTGGCGTTTAAAGTCGCGGACCTGCTCAAGGCCGAGCGGGGCAACGCGCAAGACACGAGCCGGGCAGACGCCGCCGAATAG
- a CDS encoding antibiotic biosynthesis monooxygenase family protein: protein MIAVIFEVDLAEDGRKDYLALAAALRRDLEAIDGFLSVERFQSVSASNRMVSLSFFRDQEAVRQWRNSRAHRSTQIRGRSSVFTDYRLRVAEVIRDYGMNDRDEAPPDSLLVHAEGDTKAR from the coding sequence ATGATCGCGGTGATTTTCGAGGTCGATCTGGCGGAGGACGGACGCAAAGACTATTTGGCTTTAGCCGCGGCCTTGCGCCGCGACCTCGAGGCGATCGATGGATTTCTGTCGGTTGAGCGGTTTCAAAGCGTCTCGGCATCAAACCGGATGGTGTCGCTCTCGTTCTTCCGAGACCAAGAGGCCGTTCGTCAGTGGCGGAACTCCAGAGCGCATCGGTCGACGCAGATCCGTGGGCGATCGAGCGTCTTCACCGATTATCGTCTTCGTGTCGCCGAGGTCATCCGCGATTACGGCATGAACGATCGCGACGAGGCACCTCCCGATAGCCTCCTTGTTCATGCAGAGGGCGACACCAAAGCCAGGTGA
- a CDS encoding ceramide glucosyltransferase — translation MTVAQCAAGFCFIMTTVQVVSTTIARYRCPERKTPLAAPADAPPVSIVRPVCGLENYAEETLGSSFHLDYPDYEVLFCAARADDPVLPLLKRLIDANPGVPARILIGDDWINANPKLNNVAKGWHAAAHDWIVMADSNVLMPGDYLQRLLAAWRPDTGLVCSTPIGSHPDGFWADVECGFLNSLQARWQYAAEAIGLGFAQGKTMLWRRDILESAGGITALGAEIAEDAAATKLVRRKGLRVRLVDSPFEQPLGRRKLSEVWARQTRWARLRRVTFPMFFLPEILSGSLLSLLAGAYAAWANGYDPILAGLLVWVIWLAAEVQLALSAGWRFTWTSPFAWMIRDLMLPLIFVSALAADDFVWRGNEMDVKESKQT, via the coding sequence ATGACGGTAGCGCAATGTGCGGCTGGGTTTTGCTTCATCATGACGACCGTGCAGGTCGTAAGCACGACCATCGCACGTTATCGTTGCCCGGAGCGCAAGACACCGCTCGCCGCGCCAGCCGATGCTCCGCCGGTCAGCATCGTTCGTCCGGTATGCGGCCTCGAAAATTATGCTGAAGAGACGCTCGGTTCGAGCTTTCATCTTGATTATCCGGATTATGAAGTCTTGTTCTGTGCCGCGCGCGCGGATGATCCTGTTCTGCCTCTGCTGAAGCGGTTGATCGATGCCAACCCGGGTGTACCGGCCCGCATCCTGATCGGAGATGATTGGATCAATGCCAATCCGAAGCTGAACAATGTCGCCAAGGGTTGGCACGCCGCCGCTCATGACTGGATCGTGATGGCCGATTCAAACGTGCTGATGCCAGGCGACTACCTGCAGCGCCTGCTTGCGGCATGGCGTCCGGATACGGGTCTCGTCTGCTCGACACCGATCGGCTCACACCCCGATGGATTCTGGGCCGATGTCGAATGCGGTTTCCTCAATAGCCTGCAGGCGCGCTGGCAATATGCGGCCGAAGCCATCGGGCTCGGCTTCGCGCAAGGCAAGACGATGCTTTGGCGTCGCGACATCCTTGAGTCTGCGGGAGGCATCACGGCGCTCGGAGCCGAAATCGCGGAGGACGCGGCCGCCACCAAACTGGTTCGCCGCAAGGGGTTGCGGGTTCGGCTCGTCGACAGCCCCTTCGAGCAACCTTTGGGGCGTCGTAAGCTGTCCGAGGTGTGGGCGCGCCAGACGCGCTGGGCACGACTTCGCCGCGTCACCTTCCCGATGTTCTTTCTGCCCGAGATCTTGTCCGGCTCCCTTCTCAGCCTGTTGGCAGGCGCCTATGCGGCCTGGGCCAATGGTTACGATCCCATTCTCGCGGGATTGCTGGTCTGGGTGATCTGGCTGGCTGCGGAAGTCCAACTCGCCCTGAGTGCCGGATGGCGCTTCACCTGGACCTCGCCGTTTGCCTGGATGATCCGCGACCTGATGCTTCCTCTCATTTTTGTCAGCGCTTTGGCGGCGGATGATTTCGTCTGGCGCGGTAACGAGATGGACGTCAAAGAGAGTAAGCAGACCTGA
- a CDS encoding ArsR/SmtB family transcription factor, with translation MLTTTGIAEIGALVGDPARIAILIALMDGRALTAAELAKVAGVTPQTTSGHLGRLTEAGLLRVQPQGRHRFHRLASSTVATMLEGIMAVASEPGHRRPRKVRTGPRDAAMRRARCCYDHLAGEVAVAIADRLIERGYIGDMEGGCDLTNEGTAFLRSIGVDVDAATTRATQGRLFCRPCLDWSERRPHVAGTLGAAFLNACFEQGWMRPIEGSRAVAITHPGQRALDVYFGIEHEGRCASPPN, from the coding sequence ATGCTGACCACGACCGGGATTGCCGAAATTGGGGCGCTTGTCGGCGACCCCGCCCGGATCGCGATCTTGATTGCGCTGATGGATGGACGTGCGCTCACCGCCGCCGAATTGGCAAAGGTAGCGGGCGTCACGCCCCAGACGACGAGCGGCCATCTGGGCCGGTTGACGGAAGCGGGTCTGCTGAGAGTGCAGCCGCAGGGACGGCATCGGTTTCATCGACTCGCGTCATCCACGGTCGCGACGATGCTCGAAGGCATCATGGCGGTGGCGTCGGAGCCGGGCCATCGCCGGCCCCGCAAGGTTCGGACCGGTCCGCGCGACGCGGCGATGCGGCGAGCGCGCTGCTGTTATGACCATCTTGCCGGCGAGGTCGCGGTTGCCATCGCTGATCGCCTCATCGAGCGCGGCTACATCGGCGACATGGAGGGCGGCTGCGATCTGACCAATGAGGGCACCGCATTCCTCCGCTCGATCGGGGTCGACGTCGATGCGGCGACCACCCGCGCCACACAGGGTCGCCTGTTTTGCCGTCCCTGTCTCGATTGGAGCGAGCGACGTCCGCACGTCGCCGGGACGCTTGGCGCCGCCTTCCTCAACGCCTGTTTCGAGCAAGGCTGGATGCGGCCCATCGAGGGGTCCAGAGCCGTAGCAATCACCCACCCCGGTCAACGCGCGCTCGATGTCTACTTCGGCATCGAACACGAGGGGCGTTGCGCTTCGCCCCCTAATTGA
- a CDS encoding NIPSNAP family protein: MLTCIIRYDIDPFRVDAFEHYARTWGQAIPRCGADLIGYFAPHEGSTTTAYGIYNIDDLAAYEAYRARLKDDQLGRDNYEFAKRERFILREERLFLRLVSAPHATLVKP; the protein is encoded by the coding sequence ATGCTCACATGTATCATCCGCTACGACATCGATCCGTTTCGCGTCGACGCTTTCGAGCACTATGCTCGCACGTGGGGACAAGCCATACCGCGCTGCGGGGCCGATCTGATCGGCTATTTCGCGCCTCATGAAGGATCGACCACGACCGCCTACGGCATCTACAATATCGATGATCTCGCGGCCTATGAAGCCTATCGCGCACGCCTTAAAGACGATCAGCTTGGCCGTGACAATTACGAGTTCGCCAAGCGCGAAAGGTTCATCCTCCGCGAAGAGCGATTGTTTCTCCGGTTGGTCTCCGCCCCCCATGCGACGCTGGTAAAGCCATGA